The genomic stretch TCGTTCAAAAATTTGGCGCTGATAAAATTATTGATAGTGATCGTTTCACCAGCGTGGCCCTGGGATTGGGAATAAAATCAGAACAGGTATTTGGTTAATCTATTTAATGCTCGACAATGTTTATCGTCAAGCTTTTGCCGTTAATATCTATTATCACCCCTCCTCCAATCGGAAAGGTCACTCTTGGATCCGTATGCCCAAAATCAACATTGGCTATCACCGGGATTTTTTCCAACTCTTTTTTGCCTTTAATCATTTCAATTATCAGCTTATCGCTAACATTTGATGCCTTTTGAAATCTCCCCAAAACTATTCCTTTAACTTTTTCAAAATCCGGTAGATGAATCAACGATTGTAAATCTCTGTCAAAGTTAACGATCTTTGACTCATAATCATCTTCCAAAAATAATATTGAATCCGCCAGACTGGGCATATATTCGGTTCCTTGCAATAGGTTTAATGTACACAAATTTGACCCCAAAATTGTTCCTTCTGCCCGCCCCTCATTTATAATCAGCCACCCTGCATTTTTAGCGGGATTTCTATTATCTTGATCTTCATACCATTTATCGTCTGTCCATTCGCTACTAGGTTTGACCTTAAATGTCTCATCTCTCATCACACATTTTTCAAAATACTC from Candidatus Shapirobacteria bacterium encodes the following:
- a CDS encoding S66 peptidase family protein; this encodes MFPDKLKRGDEIRVIAPAGSMAILTKETREIANSRLSAMGFKISFGKHVDECDDFGSSPVESRVEDLHQAFADKNIKAVLATIGGFNCNQMFRYIDWELINNNPKIICGFSDITALNNAFFAKTGLVNYSGLCYSNFGQKLYFEYNQEYFEKCVMRDETFKVKPSSEWTDDKWYEDQDNRNPAKNAGWLIINEGRAEGTILGSNLCTLNLLQGTEYMPSLADSILFLEDDYESKIVNFDRDLQSLIHLPDFEKVKGIVLGRFQKASNVSDKLIIEMIKGKKELEKIPVIANVDFGHTDPRVTFPIGGGVIIDINGKSLTINIVEH